In Oceanobacillus sp. FSL K6-2867, one DNA window encodes the following:
- a CDS encoding LysM peptidoglycan-binding domain-containing protein encodes MKSGETLWGIAQQYNTTVNTIKCLNGLTGDVIKPGQRLRVK; translated from the coding sequence GTGAAATCTGGGGAGACGTTGTGGGGTATTGCACAGCAGTATAATACTACTGTTAATACTATCAAGTGCCTTAATGGATTGACTGGCGACGTAATTAAGCCGGGACAAAGGCTAAGAGTTAAGTAA